The Winogradskyella schleiferi genome has a window encoding:
- a CDS encoding membrane dipeptidase, with protein MENKFIDLHCHSTLKPFSKSFSRKSTQGINTLDINFKRSIWYKTHIKLFKKVLNALITLTKFTQADFTSAIEGGAKILMVSVDPMERELILSKNKTKQRKTGKFIKNLVQGIGQKRINYLYNLDNYFEDLQKNIHFLKQLENEHKSINGKSSTYKIVDSYEDIDLQTENTIYIVLTIEGGHALRSSLYKGISTIENQAKIFDNISKLKHTGSIPTPFFVSLAHHFPNGLCGHAKSLTGIASLAYNQEENADLGLLPLGRKVIDLLLKNINEKRIYIDLKHMNLKSRKEFYDYLETPRYANEDIPIIVSHGATNYLPWPSQPDNEINFYKEEIVKIAGSGGIFGVQLDARRLRKMKYGSKRRGIRNDVDIKGLYKKAFFVWRQIEVLALLIYKAKNEQMGFERIDPWGFQVVGSDFDGIVDPLDGYWTYSEMPLLQEYLIKQANAFLRTKTAKKLPDYNQLKAISIVNKFLFDNANRFLMKYLTR; from the coding sequence ATGGAAAATAAGTTCATCGACCTTCATTGTCATTCAACTCTAAAGCCTTTTTCTAAAAGTTTTAGTAGAAAATCAACTCAAGGCATTAACACATTAGATATTAATTTTAAACGGAGTATATGGTATAAAACGCATATTAAATTATTTAAAAAAGTACTAAATGCGCTTATAACTTTAACAAAATTTACTCAAGCTGATTTTACATCTGCAATAGAAGGTGGTGCAAAAATTTTAATGGTATCTGTAGACCCAATGGAACGAGAACTAATTCTTTCCAAAAATAAAACGAAGCAAAGAAAAACCGGTAAATTTATAAAAAATCTAGTACAAGGTATCGGACAAAAACGCATAAATTACCTCTACAATCTCGATAACTATTTTGAAGACCTTCAAAAGAATATTCATTTTCTTAAGCAATTGGAAAATGAGCACAAATCGATTAATGGTAAATCCTCAACATATAAGATAGTAGATTCTTATGAAGATATTGATTTACAAACAGAAAACACAATATATATAGTACTTACTATTGAAGGAGGTCACGCACTAAGAAGTTCTTTATATAAAGGCATTTCTACAATAGAAAATCAGGCTAAAATATTCGATAATATTAGTAAATTGAAGCACACAGGTTCAATTCCAACACCTTTTTTTGTATCACTAGCTCACCATTTTCCAAATGGACTATGCGGTCATGCTAAAAGTCTAACAGGCATTGCAAGTTTAGCATACAATCAAGAAGAAAATGCTGATTTAGGTTTACTACCTCTAGGAAGAAAAGTTATTGATTTATTACTGAAAAATATAAATGAAAAACGCATTTATATTGATTTAAAGCATATGAATCTTAAATCTAGAAAAGAATTTTATGACTATTTAGAAACACCAAGATATGCTAATGAAGATATTCCCATTATAGTAAGTCATGGTGCGACTAACTATTTACCTTGGCCTAGTCAACCAGATAACGAAATCAACTTTTATAAAGAAGAAATTGTAAAAATTGCAGGCTCTGGTGGAATTTTCGGAGTACAGTTAGACGCCAGACGACTTCGTAAAATGAAGTATGGATCTAAACGAAGAGGGATTAGAAATGATGTAGATATAAAAGGTTTATATAAAAAAGCATTTTTTGTTTGGAGACAAATAGAAGTTTTGGCATTACTAATCTACAAAGCAAAAAACGAACAAATGGGATTTGAGCGTATTGATCCATGGGGATTTCAAGTTGTTGGTTCGGATTTTGATGGTATTGTAGACCCTTTAGATGGGTATTGGACATATTCCGAAATGCCTTTATTACAAGAATATCTCATAAAACAGGCTAATGCCTTCTTAAGAACTAAAACAGCAAAAAAATTACCAGATTATAACCAACTTAAAGCTATTAGTATTGTAAATAAATTTTTATTTGATAATGCAAACCGATTTTTAATGAAATACCTAACTCGATAA
- a CDS encoding alkaline phosphatase D family protein produces MNDTKQFLIFFIFTLLISWTNYAQGKFPTIDESKGYIYTEFHARLAYPMNSMNRVWVKGNVTHPIVKLIDPISDKVYKTDILKPPFYTAVLDVEMSEIKVVFCNKTGDCEGNIVLYPNSDFEKDSNNFSILLYGCFEPFEVTQKRRNKPEVSIYTGLKNSSFRLRKLFSQVAQHESLKYDKYERRDKYYLDSTNTLIKPLLTSAPKLIIGTGDQVYVDVAYAAKIKGKHKNPLSAWEFYAKPKPLLDVKDYTIFLNKLYNASYSFNELEKAHRRLPALFAIDDHEIRDGWGSQGDEYSKGKLNPEFAPFYNLGKEAFINHQLLISKFPPQNASVTLNENKTMNYAFSVHGKNGYMLDLRSARDRLIPQVLGDEQLTHFKTWLNALEDGETIILVSSIPLFLRPNHRLESAFAAIDSEVRDDIADSWSSGFNKAERDELFKILTKHRLERDIKPIFVSGDIHKSALIEIWLDTKKNDKNGNPEKPIVFGYEIIASGLSHEFITSNTKKKLFEITEQQRIGDAHLYFQYDQTSTKATLYPMVRKSTAEQNFGAIEFINGEVRLHTFIFRRYNKYNTLNQYFIDLNWDKTEEQSNEFKFHYRRNGEHKDYNPKKGSFNAPLANGMNVIIEN; encoded by the coding sequence ATGAATGATACAAAACAATTTCTCATCTTTTTCATTTTTACTCTTTTAATAAGTTGGACTAACTATGCACAAGGTAAATTTCCAACCATAGATGAAAGCAAAGGATATATCTATACGGAATTTCATGCTCGGTTGGCATATCCAATGAATTCTATGAATAGAGTATGGGTTAAAGGCAACGTTACGCATCCAATTGTAAAACTAATCGACCCGATATCTGATAAAGTATATAAAACAGATATCCTGAAACCACCATTTTATACAGCCGTTCTTGACGTAGAAATGAGCGAAATAAAAGTCGTATTTTGTAATAAAACTGGAGATTGTGAAGGAAATATTGTTCTTTATCCAAATTCAGATTTTGAAAAAGACTCAAATAATTTTTCCATTTTACTTTATGGTTGTTTCGAACCATTTGAAGTCACACAAAAGCGAAGAAATAAGCCTGAAGTAAGCATATATACTGGATTAAAAAATTCTAGCTTTCGTTTGCGAAAATTATTCAGTCAAGTTGCACAACATGAATCCTTAAAGTATGACAAATATGAGCGCCGTGATAAATATTATCTTGATTCAACAAATACTCTAATTAAACCATTATTAACTAGTGCTCCAAAACTTATTATTGGTACGGGAGATCAAGTATATGTGGATGTTGCTTATGCTGCAAAAATAAAAGGTAAACATAAAAACCCTTTAAGCGCTTGGGAGTTTTACGCAAAACCAAAACCTTTACTTGATGTCAAAGACTATACAATTTTTTTAAACAAATTATATAATGCATCGTATTCATTCAATGAGTTAGAAAAGGCTCATAGAAGATTACCTGCGCTATTTGCAATAGATGATCATGAAATTAGAGATGGTTGGGGTTCTCAAGGTGACGAATATTCAAAGGGTAAATTGAATCCAGAATTTGCTCCGTTTTATAATTTAGGCAAAGAAGCTTTTATAAATCATCAACTTTTAATTTCTAAATTTCCACCACAAAATGCCTCTGTAACCTTAAACGAGAATAAAACAATGAACTACGCGTTTAGTGTGCACGGAAAAAACGGCTATATGCTAGACTTAAGAAGTGCTCGTGATCGATTAATTCCGCAGGTATTGGGAGACGAACAATTGACGCATTTTAAAACATGGTTAAACGCACTTGAAGATGGTGAAACCATTATTTTGGTGAGTTCAATTCCTTTATTCTTAAGACCAAATCATAGACTTGAGAGTGCGTTTGCGGCTATTGATTCTGAAGTACGAGACGATATAGCAGATAGCTGGTCTTCGGGTTTTAATAAAGCAGAAAGAGATGAACTATTTAAAATATTAACAAAGCATCGTTTAGAAAGAGATATCAAACCGATCTTTGTTAGTGGTGATATACACAAATCGGCTTTAATAGAGATATGGTTAGATACCAAAAAAAATGATAAAAATGGAAATCCTGAAAAACCAATTGTTTTTGGATATGAAATAATTGCTAGCGGACTCTCGCATGAGTTTATTACATCTAATACAAAAAAAAAGTTGTTTGAAATTACAGAGCAACAAAGAATTGGGGACGCTCATCTATATTTTCAGTACGATCAAACATCTACAAAAGCGACACTATATCCTATGGTTAGAAAATCTACTGCTGAACAAAATTTTGGAGCTATTGAATTTATAAATGGTGAAGTTAGACTTCATACATTTATATTTAGAAGATACAATAAATACAATACCTTAAATCAATACTTTATTGATTTAAACTGGGATAAAACAGAAGAGCAAAGCAACGAATTTAAGTTTCATTATCGTAGAAATGGAGAACATAAAGATTATAATCCTAAGAAGGGCTCTTTCAATGCGCCACTTGCAAATGGAATGAATGTAATAATAGAAAATTAA
- a CDS encoding HIT domain-containing protein produces the protein MKVEDLKKDIEEHCRFCNPPDKSRILFETKNFYVMLSLGPIVEGYLLINSKEHIESCSLLSESLSEEFEFVTLVVKNILIETYGGCIFYEHGRTGSCLTFTDANKHCYHAHMHCVPVNINISESIKGTLLPIICDTWEDFRIKAKEYNEPYLFIEDDGIKKIYFVIKEVRRQYIRYLVSQKIDNKDSWNWVEYQGWDKIESAKIKLLPFFNKILNEFK, from the coding sequence ATGAAAGTAGAAGATTTAAAAAAAGATATTGAAGAACATTGTAGATTTTGTAATCCCCCTGATAAAAGTAGAATTTTGTTTGAAACGAAAAATTTCTATGTGATGCTTTCTTTGGGTCCAATTGTTGAAGGATATTTACTAATCAACTCTAAAGAACACATTGAGTCTTGTAGTTTACTTTCTGAAAGCCTTAGCGAAGAATTTGAGTTTGTTACTTTGGTAGTAAAAAATATCTTAATTGAAACGTATGGTGGATGTATTTTTTATGAACATGGACGTACTGGTTCATGTTTAACCTTTACAGATGCAAATAAACATTGTTATCATGCTCATATGCATTGTGTACCTGTAAATATAAATATAAGCGAATCAATAAAAGGGACTTTATTACCTATTATTTGTGACACTTGGGAGGATTTTAGAATTAAGGCTAAAGAGTATAATGAACCTTATTTATTTATTGAGGACGATGGTATAAAAAAAATATATTTTGTAATAAAAGAAGTTAGAAGGCAGTATATCAGATATTTAGTATCACAAAAGATTGACAATAAAGATTCATGGAATTGGGTAGAATATCAAGGTTGGGATAAAATAGAATCAGCGAAAATAAAGTTATTACCGTTTTTTAATAAAATTTTAAATGAGTTCAAATAA
- a CDS encoding DsbA family protein, giving the protein MSQENKIQVQCDSITGLCEIPDFEASKKTIAWNDDEELFYIGDPMCSWCWGISPQINALQRYATQEHIPFNLIMGGLRPGGGEAWDTAFKRFLEHHWQQVHEKSGQPFSYKLLEKDEFNYDTEPACRAVITARTLAPEKTLAFYELVQHYFYTKSKDPKQVDFYQVICETLAINFQDFSEKFTSESMKLATQEDFIKSRELGVRGFPTVIYRHKDQLYNIASGYSEFEDLKEAILKVKREKK; this is encoded by the coding sequence ATGAGTCAAGAAAATAAGATACAAGTCCAATGCGATTCCATAACGGGACTTTGCGAAATACCAGATTTTGAAGCTAGCAAAAAAACAATAGCATGGAACGATGATGAAGAACTCTTCTATATCGGTGATCCTATGTGCAGCTGGTGTTGGGGAATTTCGCCACAGATAAACGCTTTACAACGCTACGCAACGCAAGAGCACATTCCATTCAATCTCATTATGGGTGGCTTAAGACCTGGTGGAGGAGAAGCATGGGATACCGCCTTTAAGCGTTTTCTAGAACACCACTGGCAGCAAGTCCATGAAAAATCTGGTCAACCTTTTAGTTATAAGCTATTAGAAAAAGACGAATTCAATTACGATACCGAACCAGCCTGTAGAGCCGTAATCACCGCGAGAACCCTAGCACCCGAAAAGACCTTGGCGTTCTATGAACTGGTGCAACATTATTTCTACACCAAATCCAAAGATCCTAAGCAAGTGGATTTCTATCAAGTGATTTGCGAAACACTCGCTATCAATTTTCAAGACTTTAGCGAGAAATTCACCTCTGAGAGCATGAAGTTGGCGACCCAAGAAGATTTTATAAAAAGCAGGGAATTGGGCGTTCGCGGATTTCCCACGGTCATCTATAGACATAAAGATCAATTGTATAACATTGCTAGTGGCTATTCGGAATTTGAGGATCTTAAGGAGGCGATTTTAAAAGTTAAGAGGGAAAAAAAGTAG
- a CDS encoding sensor histidine kinase — METNKNKDKTNKDRIIERQLRFQDLLISISTTYINADLSDIDKLIQESLKQMGEFVEADRSYIFSYDLVNNTTSNTYEWCAEGIAPEINNLQNVPIEYIPQWVEAHKKGEVFLIEDVSLLPHDGENGLRAVLEPQGIKSLIAIPKIKNKELIGFIGFDAVKKINKYAENEKEILFVYANMLVNVIQRKENEERLSAQDKKREKLLIDLSRQNEQLNEYAHVVSHDLKAPLINIHTLITWFINDHKDTSDEMDIQPLNLALFNVEKMDNLIKGILDYSTVDRLESENQKIDFNLMLDEVIQTLLVPKHITITIQDNLPSLYGNAWRFKQIFQNLIQNAIKYSHNDKGTVEIGCTEKTDAFEFFVKDNGIGIKSDYFDKIFKVFTKLESTSASSGIGLSIVKKIVNYYKGSIWLESQEGLGTTFYFTLLKK, encoded by the coding sequence ATGGAAACCAACAAAAACAAAGACAAGACTAATAAGGATAGAATTATAGAAAGACAGTTACGTTTTCAAGATTTATTAATTAGTATTTCTACAACCTATATAAATGCCGATCTATCGGATATAGATAAACTTATTCAAGAGTCTTTAAAGCAAATGGGAGAGTTTGTAGAGGCAGACAGAAGTTATATATTTTCTTATGATTTGGTAAACAACACCACATCCAATACGTATGAGTGGTGCGCCGAAGGTATAGCACCAGAAATAAATAATTTACAAAATGTCCCCATTGAATATATACCACAATGGGTAGAGGCACATAAAAAAGGCGAAGTATTTCTTATTGAAGATGTAAGCCTTCTTCCTCATGATGGAGAAAATGGCTTACGTGCAGTTTTAGAGCCTCAAGGTATTAAAAGCTTAATTGCTATTCCAAAAATTAAAAACAAAGAGTTAATTGGGTTTATAGGCTTTGATGCGGTTAAGAAAATTAATAAATATGCCGAAAACGAAAAAGAAATTCTATTTGTGTATGCCAATATGTTGGTTAACGTTATTCAAAGAAAAGAAAATGAAGAACGTTTAAGTGCACAAGATAAAAAGCGAGAAAAACTACTGATAGATTTATCACGTCAAAATGAGCAATTAAATGAATATGCCCATGTGGTATCCCACGATTTAAAAGCACCATTAATAAACATTCATACCTTAATTACATGGTTTATCAATGATCACAAGGACACTAGCGATGAAATGGATATACAACCATTGAATCTTGCCTTATTCAATGTAGAGAAAATGGATAATTTAATAAAAGGTATTTTAGATTATTCTACCGTAGATAGGCTAGAGTCAGAAAATCAGAAGATCGACTTTAACCTTATGTTAGATGAAGTAATACAGACGCTTTTAGTTCCAAAACACATAACCATTACTATTCAAGATAACTTGCCAAGCTTATACGGTAATGCTTGGAGGTTTAAGCAAATATTTCAAAACTTAATACAAAATGCCATAAAGTATTCACATAATGATAAAGGCACAGTCGAAATTGGTTGTACAGAGAAAACGGACGCTTTTGAATTTTTTGTAAAAGACAACGGAATTGGTATTAAATCAGATTATTTCGATAAAATATTTAAAGTGTTTACCAAACTCGAAAGTACCAGCGCCTCTTCAGGTATTGGGCTTTCTATTGTTAAAAAAATCGTTAACTATTACAAGGGTTCTATTTGGTTAGAGAGCCAAGAGGGCTTAGGGACGACCTTCTATTTTACGCTTTTAAAAAAGTAA
- a CDS encoding amidohydrolase family protein yields MQKIIDIHTHVFNLNYLPIRGVLQAHGVPKKAAKILEIILLKLTNSSYFEDKSNYDYKFLLDDTIPNFSQSLLDLSDKDVCRDLIERAVLHPDIGSNVKIRVALESLNFDDFESSSLFQNKWYIDLQDANLNFTVGNDRWLVSKLAYLIDKFMSGFYHLKWFRFMMRSEKYIYNNLIQNYDNIGLFIFHMMDADKFFHGKRKHSATAGFSIDYKIEKMQKLIKHSEGKLIGFVPFNPKRKDGLKLVVEALKFDGFKGVKFYPPLGYRATLNPNNTIEKRIDKFFKYCETNNVPVFTHCTPTGFEAVPKVSGLNSDPYYWEQLLKTYPDLILCLGHAGGVEGWFDPFEENQLFPREIDANGNDILTYAEKVYNLCISYKNVYCEVAFLDHVHNTEQKKNFKKRLKYLLELQTPNYLFKNKIMYGSDFHILFNHGIQYNYHDQYLEILKDIALQELIDKFFFKNAEAYLKI; encoded by the coding sequence ATGCAAAAAATAATAGACATACATACACATGTATTTAATCTTAATTATCTACCAATTAGAGGAGTATTACAAGCTCATGGTGTGCCAAAAAAAGCAGCAAAAATTCTGGAAATCATACTGCTTAAACTAACCAATTCAAGTTATTTTGAGGATAAATCAAATTATGATTATAAGTTCCTGCTCGATGATACAATTCCTAATTTTTCTCAATCGTTGCTCGATTTGAGTGATAAAGATGTATGTCGAGATTTAATTGAACGTGCAGTGTTACATCCAGACATAGGGTCTAACGTTAAAATTCGTGTAGCTCTTGAAAGCCTGAATTTTGATGATTTCGAATCATCAAGTTTATTCCAAAACAAGTGGTATATAGATTTGCAGGATGCTAACCTAAATTTTACAGTTGGTAATGATAGATGGCTAGTATCAAAACTGGCTTACCTTATTGACAAATTCATGAGTGGATTTTATCATTTGAAATGGTTCAGGTTTATGATGCGCTCTGAAAAATATATCTACAATAACTTAATTCAAAACTACGACAATATTGGGTTGTTTATTTTTCATATGATGGACGCTGATAAATTTTTCCACGGAAAGAGAAAACACTCAGCAACAGCTGGATTTTCAATTGATTATAAAATAGAAAAAATGCAAAAACTAATTAAGCATTCCGAAGGAAAATTAATTGGTTTTGTGCCATTCAATCCTAAGCGAAAAGATGGATTGAAATTAGTTGTAGAAGCACTAAAATTTGATGGGTTCAAAGGCGTGAAATTTTATCCGCCATTGGGTTATAGAGCGACTTTAAATCCCAATAATACCATAGAAAAACGAATAGATAAGTTTTTTAAGTATTGTGAAACAAATAATGTTCCTGTATTTACTCATTGTACTCCAACTGGTTTTGAAGCAGTTCCAAAGGTTTCAGGTTTGAATAGCGATCCATATTATTGGGAGCAATTATTGAAAACATATCCAGATTTAATTTTATGTTTAGGACATGCAGGAGGCGTGGAAGGTTGGTTTGATCCCTTCGAAGAAAATCAACTATTTCCAAGAGAGATAGATGCAAATGGAAATGATATTTTAACCTATGCAGAGAAAGTTTACAATTTATGTATTTCATATAAAAATGTGTATTGCGAAGTCGCCTTTTTGGATCACGTTCATAATACTGAGCAAAAGAAAAATTTTAAAAAAAGATTGAAGTATTTACTTGAATTACAGACACCAAATTATTTATTTAAAAATAAAATCATGTATGGTAGTGATTTCCATATATTATTTAATCATGGTATACAATATAACTATCACGATCAATATCTTGAAATTCTAAAAGATATAGCTCTTCAAGAATTGATTGATAAGTTTTTCTTTAAAAACGCTGAAGCTTACCTTAAAATATAA
- a CDS encoding DUF3857 domain-containing transglutaminase family protein — protein MLRKTIQHATLVLFILCSFSTCYAQIKVSNTPNWVVHQSYEQNPDIDLKEISFGLLTLLSDEQIHIPKEERYIRVVRKITDHVGVQDGSMVSINYDPTYQQLLLHKVIVIRNGKPINKLNVNDFQTIRQESNAESYIYDGSLNAVNNLTDIRNGDILDISYSIKGFNPIVGNHFSGSTTLNDFEPVGKVNYYIIAENPLQYKTVNSDSSPDIGTYKGYKTYNWQATLTEKPLFEDNMPSWYLPYEHLFVSDYKDWNAVVNWALGIYETDLQLSAALKAKIEQIHKHSEDEGERITATLKFVQNEIRYLGLESGIGAYKPFSPNKVLEQRFGDCKDKSWLMVTMLRHMDIEAYPVLVNSLFGESLHQFLPSPNVFDHVVVKVIDSDNKPFFYDPTFSNQFGNYKAVSFPDYGKALVIKEGVSTLEQIIPNDKSLVEVFDIFELPTVGGPATLRVMTTYKGADADAMRGRYKSSSLSTIRDEFKSYYDNLYNGVEVIEDPIFDDDSIYNKIIVEEFYKINDLWEPMVGNEKNIAANFTPYGILDVFLSPNEKTRKTPFALFYPTHKKHNITVKLPRRWAAAKDDIKVSSKSFDFSMASKLDGSGRTLYLNYEYRNKKNHVAPEDFEDYHSKNKAVENILSYYIYIPKSEATTKPIYNTFDTDTDVVVSSIVTIFYWVFAIVIIIVTGLVVFVIRNNKKG, from the coding sequence ATGCTTAGAAAAACTATCCAACACGCTACATTAGTCCTGTTTATTTTATGTAGTTTTAGTACTTGTTATGCCCAGATTAAAGTCAGTAATACCCCAAATTGGGTGGTCCATCAGTCTTATGAACAAAATCCAGATATCGATTTAAAGGAAATTTCATTCGGTTTACTGACGCTTCTAAGTGATGAACAAATTCATATTCCTAAAGAAGAACGTTATATCCGTGTAGTTAGGAAAATTACGGATCATGTCGGTGTACAAGATGGCTCTATGGTTTCTATTAATTATGATCCCACCTATCAGCAACTGTTATTGCATAAGGTCATTGTGATTAGAAACGGAAAGCCGATCAACAAGCTAAATGTTAATGATTTTCAGACCATACGGCAAGAGTCTAATGCAGAGAGTTACATTTACGATGGTAGTCTCAATGCCGTAAATAATTTAACCGATATCCGCAATGGTGATATTTTAGATATCAGCTATTCTATTAAAGGCTTTAATCCCATTGTTGGGAACCATTTTTCGGGTTCCACCACGCTAAACGATTTTGAACCTGTGGGTAAAGTTAACTACTATATTATCGCCGAAAACCCACTACAGTATAAAACTGTTAATTCCGATAGTTCCCCTGATATTGGAACTTACAAGGGTTATAAAACGTACAATTGGCAAGCTACTTTAACAGAAAAGCCTTTATTTGAAGATAATATGCCCAGTTGGTATTTACCATATGAACACTTATTTGTTTCGGACTATAAGGATTGGAATGCCGTTGTCAATTGGGCTTTGGGTATATACGAAACGGATCTACAATTATCAGCTGCCTTAAAAGCAAAAATAGAACAGATTCATAAACATTCGGAAGATGAAGGTGAACGTATTACGGCAACCTTAAAATTTGTACAAAATGAAATTAGATACCTCGGTTTAGAATCTGGTATTGGTGCTTATAAACCGTTTTCGCCCAATAAGGTCCTTGAACAGCGCTTTGGTGATTGTAAAGATAAAAGTTGGCTCATGGTCACCATGTTGCGTCATATGGATATTGAGGCGTATCCTGTACTTGTTAACTCACTTTTTGGGGAGTCCTTGCATCAGTTTTTACCTTCTCCCAATGTATTTGATCATGTGGTTGTAAAAGTTATTGATAGCGATAATAAGCCTTTCTTTTATGATCCGACCTTTAGCAATCAGTTTGGTAACTATAAGGCCGTGTCATTTCCAGATTATGGGAAAGCTTTAGTGATAAAGGAAGGTGTTTCAACCTTGGAACAAATAATACCTAACGACAAAAGTTTAGTAGAAGTTTTTGATATATTCGAATTACCAACCGTTGGCGGTCCGGCAACCTTAAGAGTTATGACAACCTATAAAGGTGCTGATGCTGATGCTATGAGAGGACGATATAAATCGAGCAGCTTATCCACTATCCGCGACGAATTTAAAAGCTATTATGACAACCTGTATAATGGTGTTGAAGTTATAGAAGATCCTATATTTGATGATGACAGTATCTATAATAAAATTATTGTCGAAGAATTTTATAAAATCAATGACCTATGGGAACCCATGGTGGGCAATGAGAAAAATATTGCTGCAAATTTTACACCATATGGTATTCTAGATGTTTTTCTCTCTCCTAATGAAAAGACCCGAAAAACACCTTTTGCACTATTTTATCCAACACATAAAAAACACAATATTACGGTTAAGCTACCAAGGCGTTGGGCAGCTGCAAAGGATGATATCAAAGTGAGTTCTAAAAGTTTTGATTTTTCGATGGCGAGTAAACTGGATGGATCAGGAAGGACGCTTTATCTCAACTATGAGTATCGCAATAAAAAGAACCATGTAGCTCCTGAAGATTTTGAAGACTATCACTCCAAAAATAAAGCGGTTGAAAACATCCTATCCTATTATATTTATATTCCTAAAAGTGAAGCGACTACTAAACCCATCTATAACACCTTTGATACTGATACCGATGTCGTCGTCTCAAGTATAGTTACTATATTTTATTGGGTTTTTGCTATCGTGATTATCATTGTTACTGGTCTGGTTGTTTTTGTAATTAGAAACAATAAGAAGGGATAA
- a CDS encoding SOS response-associated peptidase family protein — protein MVLADDLFKDWLDAGLNSQTILELMDFGFTGKAFNAHPVSRDLYEKGVDTNQPHITEAVHKGSLF, from the coding sequence TTGGTTTTAGCGGATGACCTTTTTAAAGATTGGCTAGATGCGGGTTTAAATTCCCAAACAATATTGGAGTTAATGGATTTTGGCTTTACAGGTAAGGCATTTAATGCACATCCAGTAAGTAGGGATCTGTACGAAAAAGGGGTTGACACCAATCAACCGCACATTACCGAAGCAGTTCATAAAGGCTCGTTGTTTTAG
- a CDS encoding HupE/UreJ family protein has protein sequence MAHDVSAGDQAILDNGGLLSYIWVGAKHMLTGYDHLLFLAGVIFFLKGFKDILKFITVFTIGHSITLIGGTFAGIQVNEYLIDAVIALSVLYKGFENLNGFQKLFKVKPPNLLLMVFAFGLIHGLGLSTRLQSFDMGQEQILLKIISFNVGVELGQIAALIPIIFIISKWKEQPSYKAFYKASNVYLVIAGVGLFIYQMYFYFG, from the coding sequence TTGGCTCACGACGTCAGCGCAGGCGATCAGGCCATTTTGGATAATGGCGGACTGCTATCTTACATTTGGGTAGGTGCCAAACATATGCTAACGGGCTATGACCATTTGTTGTTTTTAGCCGGAGTCATTTTTTTTCTCAAAGGCTTTAAGGATATCCTAAAATTTATTACAGTATTTACCATTGGCCATAGTATTACCCTAATCGGTGGCACTTTTGCTGGCATTCAGGTTAATGAATACCTTATCGATGCCGTCATTGCCCTAAGCGTCCTCTATAAAGGTTTCGAAAATCTAAATGGCTTCCAAAAACTATTTAAGGTCAAACCACCAAACCTATTGCTCATGGTATTTGCGTTTGGACTCATTCATGGCTTGGGTCTATCCACACGCTTACAATCCTTTGATATGGGACAGGAACAAATCTTACTTAAGATTATCAGTTTTAACGTTGGTGTGGAGCTTGGGCAAATAGCAGCCTTGATACCCATTATATTTATAATTTCCAAATGGAAGGAACAACCGAGTTATAAAGCCTTTTATAAAGCGTCTAATGTGTATTTGGTTATTGCTGGAGTTGGGTTGTTCATTTATCAGATGTATTTTTATTTTGGGTAG